Proteins co-encoded in one Plasmodium reichenowi strain SY57 chromosome 10, whole genome shotgun sequence genomic window:
- a CDS encoding hypothetical protein (conserved Plasmodium protein, unknown function) gives KKKRKIKCVALYEKVHGKLRQNKIHIVCGKNLKTVHIENKIKYKLDLTKCMFSSGNGTEKERMKNMYIVSNNNISNKNKNIKNNNNDKKNNKKNNNNNFLDEKRFRVKENVVDLFCGVGYFTLPLLKCIEAQNKINNYFACDINPDSLKLLRESIKLNNINKKNIFIIKQNSFMLSKNVQMVRKCHRIILGLLPHSQPAWRNAFFLLDNKYGGILHIHGIGKHIFDEQVCFSSINTYNYILKKKDVNISSINKLTKVQMVEEYVSSNVEDSHYVEEIKKNKDNFHNKYINHYNSNYNKKLYIGNNIPHNLSFAQYTLIEIFKIALYDNLKNNIFWNIAISHVERVKSYAPRMYHYVVDIKCDPLIF, from the coding sequence aaaaaagaaaagaaagatAAAATGTGTTGCGTTGTATGAAAAAGTTCATGGAAAATTAAGACagaataaaatacatattgTTTGTggaaaaaatttaaaaacagtacatatagaaaataaaataaagtatAAATTGGATTTAACAAAATGTATGTTTTCATCAGGAAATGGTAcagaaaaagaaagaatgaaaaatatgtatattgtaagtaataataatattagcaataaaaataaaaatataaagaacaataataatgataaaaagaacaataaaaagaacaataataataattttttagaTGAAAAAAGGTTTAGagtaaaagaaaatgtaGTGGATTTATTTTGTGGTGTTGGTTATTTCACATTACCTTTGTTAAAATGTATAGAAGCTCAGaacaaaattaataattattttgcATGTGATATTAATCCAGATTCgttaaaattattaagaGAATCTATAAAactaaataatattaacaagaaaaacatttttattataaaacaGAATTCTTTTATGTTATCTAAAAATGTTCAGATGGTAAGGAAGTGTCATCGAATAATTTTAGGACTCTTACCACATAGCCAGCCAGCTTGGAGAAatgctttttttttattagataataaatatggaGGTATATTACACATACATGGTATTGGGAAACATATTTTTGATGAGCAGGTATGCTTTTCATCAATCAATACATATAactatattttaaaaaagaaagatgtaaatatatcttctataaataaattGACAAAGGTACAGATGGTTGAAGAGTATGTAAGTAGTAATGTTGAAGATTCTCACTATGTGGAAgaaatcaaaaaaaataaagataattttcataataaatatattaatcactataattcaaattataacaaaaaattatatataggaAATAACATCCCACATAATTTATCATTTGCCCAATATACATTGATTGAAATATTCAAAATTGCATTATATGACAATCttaagaataatatattttggAATATAGCCATAAGTCATGTGGAACGGGTTAAATCATATGCACCTCGAATGTATCACTATGTCGTGGACATCAAATGTGATCCCCTTATATTTTAA
- a CDS encoding hypothetical protein (conserved Plasmodium protein, unknown function), with product MRIFGSLKRWTYYSPYEYTYILCNEQKSKRRKFSSTMLYNTSELQNNMMKNLENMNGLNISYGIKKSVKYGYVNKKMFEHYNNLIKKFYYNFTFEDIILILQSYALCKERNFEVYSLLSNKLLVLFKDMNEQEYNQQVYNNIYKYILASQQLNYSDYEIITMFLKIIKNNLHIYGLKKISIILHSLTKLKIYDQQLLDISSIYIVNNFQHMKCNYVSHIISAYSKQVNIKFLQLYIMLLQYIYENIKYMDSLSIYNTLIQIKPIIQTIDTNYMSLYKTQNDYYTLQNLKSKSYSFSPEDNLFQKKKNDYDKHNIYNECSNVCDKHSKEVLQNNCNSYNNNNTYDHFNLKNVHTYQSKETHPHPIPLVDTYEKHTNCSTPNNINNEKQKNDENNLNISFNSSKHISNDDYCHLNDTLKINNINKEQNNLDLKKEKKIVQNIIPLLFSKVNNCLAFLSFKQLVKLTCAYKELNYFNYIYIYKRLLPYLANKIQKNKISFEECVLLLECFTVLPYVDNNIDEIINIILTNLETLITFHYNYLCRILQCFQHLTIYNDNILSKIDCIIFKNKKTFERYCNLKDLHLFLHFYEKNPDEWQEMINYLKQLIEQNNNPILQSEENSIHQDTHQHDSTNNTMSNMNIYNMDKKLIVYKYNKVQKCFNEKEKNIYEAHTNVHDDKKDEMDGTPVHMENSNDVRKKVSDYIYFNTMNEQKEKKNI from the coding sequence ATGAGAATTTTTGGTTCTTTAAAAAGATGGACATACTACAGTCCATAtgaatatacatatattttatgtaatgaacaaaaaagtaaaagaagaaaattttcttcaacaatgttatataatacaagTGAGCTTCAAAACAATATGATGAAGAACTTGGAAAATATGAATGGTTTAAATATTAGTTATGGTATTAAGAAAAGTGTAAAATATGgttatgtaaataaaaaaatgtttgAACATTACAacaatttaataaaaaagttttattataattttacatttgaagatattatattaattttacaATCATATGCTTTATGTAAAGAAAGAAATTTCGAAGTATATTCTCTTTTAtctaataaattattagTTCTATTTAAAGATATGAATGAACAAGAATATAATCAACaagtatataataatatttataaatatattttggCTAGTCAGCAATTAAATTATAGTGATTATGAAATTATAACtatgtttttaaaaattataaaaaataatttacatATCTATGgtctaaaaaaaatttctaTCATTCTTCATTCTTTAACAAAactaaaaatatatgatcaACAATTATTAGATATATCTTCAATTTATATAGTAAATAATTTTCAACATATGAAATGTAATTATGTTAGTCATATTATATCAGCATACTCAAAACaagtaaatataaaatttttacaattatatataatgctattacaatatatttatgaaaatataaaatatatggattccttatctatatataatacacTTATACAAATCAAACCAATCATACAAACGATAGACACAAATTATATGTCTCTTTATAAGACTCAAAATGATTATTACACTTTGCAAAATTTAAAGAGTAAATCATATTCGTTTAGTCCAGAGGATAATCtattccaaaaaaaaaaaaatgattatgataaacataatatttataatgaaTGTAGTAATGTATGTGATAAGCACAGCAAAGAAGTGCTACAAAATAATTGTAATAGttacaataataacaatacATATGatcattttaatttaaaaaatgtacaCACATATCAATCCAAAGAAACACACCCACATCCAATTCCATTAGTCGACACATATGAAAAACATACAAACTGTAGCACCCcaaataacataaataatgaaaagcaaaaaaatgatgaaaataacCTAAATATATCTTTCAATAGTTCAAAACATATTTCAAACGACGATTATTGTCATTTAAACGatacattaaaaataaataatattaataaggaacaaaataatttagatttaaaaaaagaaaaaaaaattgttcaaaatattataccTTTACTATTTTCCAAAGTAAATAATTGCTTAGCCTTTTTGTCATTTAAACAGCTAGTCAAACTTACATGTGCATATAAAGAAttgaattattttaattatatttatatatataaaaggtTATTACCATATCTAGCTAAcaaaatacaaaaaaataaaataagttTTGAAGAATGTGTATTACTTCTAGAATGTTTTACCGTCTTACCATATgtagataataatatagacGAAATTATCAACATTATTTTAACAAACCTAGAAACACTTATTAcatttcattataattatctaTGTCGAATTTTACAATGTTTTCAACATTTAAccatatataatgataatatcTTATCCAAAATTGATTgcatcatttttaaaaataaaaaaacgTTTGAACGATATTGTAATTTAAAAGATCTACacttatttttacatttcTATGAAAAAAATCCAGACGAGTGGCAGGAAATGATCAACTATTTAAAACAGCTAATTGAGCAAAACAATAATCCTATTTTACAAAGTGAAGAAAATAGCATACATCAAGACACCCACCAACATGATAGCACTAATAATACAATGTCAAATATGaacatttataatatggATAAAAAGTTAAtagtatataaatataacaaagTGCAAAAATGCTTTaatgaaaaggaaaaaaatatatatgaagcACACACAAATGTTcatgatgataaaaaggATGAGATGGATGGTACACCTGTACATATGGAAAATTCAAATGATGTGCGTAAAAAGGTTTCTgactatatatatttcaataCCATGAACGAACAgaaggaaaagaaaaatatataa
- a CDS encoding hypothetical protein (conserved Plasmodium protein, unknown function), translated as MDKLTLEAFYVKKKKSFKYIYYKLKSQIMLAKENKRKNNMGRSFEDTLLAMLFLSSNYYIMNNKNIFLKHLNKYYKGIKKVKFPTDNKNNTEVYKILLKRISYRIYNIFLKTMKNKEREDTPDVKYTLYNINKNKNIQEEYLCNISEKYFKPLLSYITINKGSFLIMEFYNISSIFIRQYKFFTNMKENNKHIIYDTFFL; from the exons ATGGATAAGTTAACTTTAGAAGCTTTTTatgtgaaaaaaaagaaatctTTTAAATACA TTTATTATAAACTTAAATCCCAAATTATGTTAGcgaaagaaaataaaag aaaaaataatatgggAAGATCTTTCGAGGACACATTATTG GCCATGTTATTTCTTAGTTCTAactattatattatgaataataagaatatattcttaaagcatcttaataaatattataagggtataaaaaaagtgaAATTTCCAAcagataataaaaataacacagaggtatataaaatactcttgaaaagaataagttatagaatatataatatatttttaaaaacaatgaaaaataaagaaagGGAGGATACACCTGATGTTAAATATACactttataatataaataaaaacaaaaatatacaagaggaatatttatgtaatatatcTGAAAAGTACTTCAAACCACTATTAAgttatataacaataaataaaggttcatttttaattatggaattttataatataagttctatatttattagacaatataaattttttacaaatatgaaggaaaataataaacatattatttatgataccttctttttataa
- a CDS encoding hypothetical protein (conserved Plasmodium protein, unknown function) produces PEDEGEEYIIGKNIIHNNFYNQNFIKKFLFENIERKEIDYLKRDKKKRRNNNKKFIVHLVPSKNSSFYNFLQKKKNDVLKKFGEDETYKYDIHISVTGYFGCDNINVFIQTLYHFMFQYLKLYYTFKKVIFRNLYYHISLPNKAEVESFILKKEKIKYQIKTEDKIQNVNTTIFKNQTNHYYDEDQKYPPGYSNQKHPPGYSNQKHPPGYSNQKHPPDYSNQKHPPDYSNQKHHIVDIRKKDITYTKNNESEECFQNNHVPCIKEKRKKNTHPTEHHVITTNDGYVIVPIHCEWLKRILENFFFIIKNNNIISYNTITNGMYTINNSTSKVHDSIKKKNLTFNKNKNILSNDPYKCKLLLLRRENCNANISSNTKSNMLTLKKKKKQHGSTTSVDTSNMDNTLDIISSSRKCDILINQYYEHDKYNNDKKDCIYDKKNCIDDKKDCIYDKKNCIYDKKDCIYDKKNCIDDELTITSFGNINLHSNNLVDPSVFNKTITSIEDDYMRNTLICNNKNSINIINNNNNNNNNNSNNSNNNSNINECLRDASHMENNLSCNKSDSSDKTNNSKKEKRKKKSNPNHNNKRTDTQRKDTLNNMKYKYNNFKVNVSDFRVKDCNHISLACNRNNKYIQKNIAHMYKDLKYYFLNCSWDLVMFECDENVFPQTNKQNKFLNEILRVKNFAVS; encoded by the coding sequence AGCCTGAGGATGAAGGCgaggaatatataataggcaaaaatataattcataacaatttttataaccagaattttataaaaaagtttCTTTTTGAAAATATCGAACGAAAGGAAATTGATTATCTTAAGAgggataaaaaaaaaaggagaaacaataataaaaagtttATTGTTCATTTAGTTCCGTCTAAGaattcttctttttataattttcttcaaaaaaaaaaaaatgatgttttaaaaaaatttggAGAAGAtgaaacatataaatatgatatacATATAAGTGTGACTGGATATTTTGGTtgtgataatataaatgtatttatacaaacgttatatcattttatgtttcaatatttaaaattatattatacatttaaaaaagttatttttagaaatttatattatcatatatcTCTTCCTAACAAAGCTGAAGTAgaatcatttattttaaaaaaagagaaaataaaatatcaGATTAAAACAGAAgataaaatacaaaatgTGAATACAACCATATTTAAAAACCAAACtaatcattattatgatgaGGATCAAAAGTATCCTCCAGGTTATTCAAATCAAAAGCATCCTCCAGGTTATTCAAATCAAAAGCATCCTCCAGGTTATTCAAATCAAAAGCATCCTCCAGATTATTCAAATCAAAAGCATCCTCCAGATTATTCAAATCAAAAGCACCACATTGTAGATATTAGGAAAAAAGATATAACATACACAAAAAATAACGAATCTGAAGAGTGTTTTCAAAACAATCATGTTCCTTgtattaaagaaaaaagaaaaaaaaatactcATCCTACAGAACATCATGTTATAACAACAAATGATGGTTATGTTATAGTCCCTATACATTGTGAGTGGTTAAAAAGGATATTAgaaaatttcttttttataataaaaaataataatatcatatcCTATAACACTATTACAAATGGTATGTATACTATAAATAACAGCACATCGAAAGTTCATGATtctattaaaaaaaaaaatttaacttttaataagaataaaaatatcttATCCAATGATCCTTATAAATGTAAGTTATTATTACTAAGACGTGAGAATTGTAATGCTAATATATCTTCAAACACAAAATCGAATATGTTaactttaaaaaaaaagaaaaaacaacATGGTAGTACAACATCCGTGGATACATCTAATATGGATAATACCTTAGATATTATATCATCTTCAAGAAAATGTGACATTTTAATTAATCAATATTATGAGCATGACAagtataataatgataaaaaagattgtatttatgataaaaaaaattgtattgatgataaaaaagattgtatttatgataaaaaaaattgtatttatgataaaaaagattgtatttatgataaaaaaaattgtattGATGATGAACTTACTATTACATCTTTTGGAAATATAAATCTCCATTCGAACAATCTTGTCGACCCGTCCGTGTTTAATAAAACCATTACCTCGATTGAAGATGATTATATGAGGAACACCttaatatgtaataataagaacagtataaatataattaataataataataataataataataataatagtaacaatagtaataataatagtaatattaatgaatgTTTAAGGGATGCTAGTCATATGGAAAATAACCTTAGTTGTAATAAAAGTGATAGTAGtgataaaacaaataattcaaagaaagagaaaagaaaaaaaaaaagtaatcctaatcataataataaaagaacaGATACACAAAGAAAAGATActttgaataatatgaaatacaaatataataattttaaagTAAACGTTTCGGATTTTAGAGTTAAGGACTGTAATCATATATCCTTAGCATGtaatagaaataataaatatatacaaaaaaatattgcacatatgtataaagatttgaaatattattttttaaattgttCATGGGATCTTGTTATGTTTGAATGTGATGAAAATGTTTTTCCTCAGACAAATAAgcaaaataaatttttaaacGAAATTTTAAGGGTCAAAAATTTTGCTGTCTCCtag
- a CDS encoding hypothetical protein (conserved Plasmodium protein, unknown function): MDVQKKKKCKPYYFIAILIWFILISVVLSRGEIINKHVKKKEGNYKNYEDLDSDINKKNNYYDDKHKNKRLLSDTNINNNDNINNNDNINNNDNINNNDNINNNDNINNNDNINNYDNINNNDNINNNDNINNYDNINNNDNINNNNINNNNNNNSFYNNYTHPTQDGHKNDPEEKKNYKYDDKTKFTKFNKHKNEELFTSNSPLNYEKQTLSNHQNIPYDSTGQEGNKDLNNSGNIISQELGKRLSTDGNKEEGERKKEESNKNHDINTNNMDNEKKINDDISTNKEKNIYEYFNKKTKDNFDGLILNIYFTPNNNLYTNVKVGDQLLKLSLNSRLEGVYVYMKDSPACYLEDDDKRSCYNPLMSRNSTWCNNDLMCLPAILTKPYECYEDSALNLENKVQYPNVYYDSLKFNETHIEGSDDIEFIDLVGVQTKYIRNKKKKMDVNKMRSNENKSMDPKHVENNLQNNNIFKRDNIIIKPRVKLSENSNLLFQGVDIKLVVDMTFYNDWNLFKDTDGMLGLAGKELSCRNISAWNNIIENNNSIFALDINLPSDAIKAYTPPVNSVGIFYYEYVLKQNGDKNGDKNGDKNGDKNGDKNGDKNGSGQNGSDKNINNVKDNMIDNKNVDVGIQNINEFETSNSVIHIGNYRKEYGNIIWSEPRERGGIFSDSFIQFTIYNLEVCNKNIFGKYSSNWQAIIDLSSQCLVLPKMFWLSLMEYLPVNKDDDRCIGKNMNNNNNNNNNDNNNNNNNNGDSVDNEENSLPRMCSVDDRNRPLPTLKFFLSDNDIVSDNNIYSSRESENKGENENENKKKNEKKNEKKNEKKNEKQAIYIPLDNLIINDKKNNQNYLCVIPDVHDGRSTENSARTTKPLIKFGAYVLNNFYVVVDQENYKVGFTNKKSFHTSNEKCTQRAQCIGDQYYEPALNICVDPDCSIWYFYTLNDQTKKCESLSSRFYVFIIIILTLLILDIQSYYFYRKSVHVAKTSSR; encoded by the coding sequence ATGGatgtacaaaaaaaaaaaaaatgcaAACCGTATTATTTTATAGCTATACTGATATGgtttatattaatatcaGTAGTATTATCCAGGGgtgaaataataaacaaacatgttaaaaaaaaagaagggaattataaaaattatgagGACCTCGACTCggatataaataaaaaaaataattattatgatgacaaacataaaaataagagGCTTCTAAGTGATactaatataaataataatgataatataaataataatgataatataaataataatgataatataaataataatgataatataaataataatgataatataaataataatgataatataaataattatgataatataaataataatgataatataaataataatgataatataaataattatgataatataaataataatgataatataaataataataatataaataacaataataataataattctttttataataattacaCGCACCCTACACAAGACGGTCATAAGAACGATCCggaagaaaagaaaaattacaaatatgatgataaaacaaaatttaCCAAGTTTAATAAACacaaaaatgaagaattaTTCACCAGCAATTCCCCTCTTAATTATGAAAAGCAAACATTATCAAACCATCAAAACATTCCTTATGATTCTACGGGGCAGGAGGGGAATAAGGACCTGAACAATTCAGGAAATATTATAAGTCAAGAATTGGGAAAAAGATTATCAACAGATGGTAATAAGGAAGAAGGAGAAAggaaaaaagaagaaagtAATAAGAACCatgatataaatacaaataatatggataatgaaaaaaaaataaatgatgatatatcaacaaataaagaaaaaaatatttatgaatattttaataaaaaaacaaaagaCAATTTCGATGGActtatattaaatatatattttacacctaataataatttatatacaaatgtAAAAGTAGGTGACCAACTTTTAAAGTTATCATTAAATAGTAGATTAGAAGGCGTTTATGTGTATATGAAGGATTCTCCTGCATGCTATTTagaagatgatgataaGAGATCTTGTTATAATCCTCTTATGTCAAGAAATTCTACATGGTGTAACAATGATTTAATGTGTCTCCCCGCTATTCTAACCAAACCATATGAATGTTATGAGGATAGTGCTTTGAATTTAGAAAACAAGGTTCAATATCCTAATGTGTATTATGATTCTCTAAAATTTAATGAGACTCATATTGAAGGGTCAGATGATATAGAGTTCATAGACCTAGTGGGTGTTCAgacaaaatatattagaaataaaaagaagaaaatggatgttaataaaatgaggagtaatgaaaataaaagtatGGATCCTAAACATGTGGAAAATAATTTAcagaataataatatttttaaaagagataatattatcataaaacCAAGAGTTAAATTATCGGAAAATTCAAATCTTCTTTTCCAAGGTGTAGATATAAAACTTGTAGTAGATATGACTTTTTATAATGACTGGaatttatttaaagatACGGATGGTATGCTTGGTTTGGCTGGAAAAGAATTAAGTTGTAGAAATATAAGTGCATGgaataatattatagaaAACAACAATTCTATATTTGCTTTAGATATAAATTTGCCAAGTGATGCCATAAAAGCTTACACTCCACCTGTTAATAGTGTAggtatattttattatgaatatgttttaaaacaaaatggaGATAAAAACGGAGATAAAAATGGAGATAAAAATGGAGATAAAAATGGAGATAAAAATGGAGATAAAAATGGGAGTGGTCAAAATGGGagtgataaaaatataaataatgtaaagGATAATATGATAGATAACAAAAATGTTGATGTGGgtattcaaaatataaacgAATTTGAGACGTCTAATTCTGTTATACATATAGGTAATTATAGAAAAGAATATGGAAACATTATTTGGTCGGAACCACGAGAAAGAGGAGGTATATTTTCAGATTCTTTCATTCAATTTACTATATATAACTTAGAAgtatgtaataaaaatatatttggTAAATATAGTAGTAACTGGCAAGCTATAATTGATTTGAGTAGTCAATGTTTAGTACTCCCAAAAATGTTTTGGTTAAGTCTTATGGAGTACCTCCCAGTAAATAAGGATGACGATAGATGTAtaggaaaaaatatgaacaataataataataataataacaatgacaataataataataataataataatggtGATAGTGTagataatgaagaaaatagCCTACCCAGAATGTGTTCAGTTGATGATAGAAATAGACCCTTACCAACATTAAAATTTTTCCTGTCGGACAATGACATAGTTAGtgataataacatatatagTTCTCGTGAATCGGAAAATAAAGGGGAAAATGAAAAcgaaaataaaaagaaaaatgaaaagaaaaatgaaaagaaaaatgaaaagaaaaatgagAAACAAGCTATTTATATACCATTagataatttaattataaacgataaaaagaataatcaaaattatttatgtgtTATACCAGATGTACATGATGGTAGGTCAACCGAGAATAGCGCTAGAACAACAAAACCATTAATTAAGTTTGGTGCTTatgttttaaataatttttatgtagTTGTTGATcaagaaaattataaagtagggtttacaaataaaaaaagcTTTCATACAtcaaatgaaaaatgtACACAAAGAGCTCAATGTATAGGTGATCAATATTATGAACCAGCTCTTAATATCTGTGTAGATCCTGATTGTTCTATATggtatttttatacattgAATGATCAAACCAAAAAATGTGAGTCGTTATCATCAAGATTTTATGtctttataataattattttgacattattaatattggACATACAATCGTATTACTTCTATAGAAAATCAGTGCATGTCGCAAAAACATCTTCTCgatag
- a CDS encoding PHF5-like protein, putative, producing DGKCPICDSYVRPYTLVRICDECNYGSYQGRCIICGGTGISDAYYCKECCLCEKDRDGCPKIVNLGSAKTDLFYENKKYEFKKQ from the exons GTGATGGCAAATGCCCAATTTGTGATTCTTATGTAAGGCCATATACACTAGTACGTATTTGTGACGAATGTAATTATGGGAGTTACCAA GGACGATGTATTATTTGTGGAGGTACAGGAATATCGGACGCATATTATTGTAAGGAATGTTGTCTATGTGAAAAAGAC AGGGATGGGTGCCCCAAAATCGTAAACCTAGGAAGTGCAAAAACTGatcttttttatgaaaataaaaaatatgaatttaaGAAACAATAA